One genomic window of Candidatus Zixiibacteriota bacterium includes the following:
- a CDS encoding M48 family metallopeptidase: MKRIGLWIVFLLFLSCATTGPGGRKSLILISSNEEISIGQKMSTQVESEEKVLPDTEVQDYVNGVGQKIAHVSDRKDLPFHFKVLESKEINAFATPGGYIYVYSGLLKILDDEAELAGVLSHEISHVVARHGVKKLQQVLGVQVVLSIALGSSSQLSQDLVSTSIGIILQGYSRDNEFEADQFGTFYMEKAGYNPEGMAELLGKLDKLSDKEPTFFEKLSASHPATKERIARVAKEITGFGEKTKELPFYKDEYEAMKKRIK; encoded by the coding sequence GGGCGGAAGAAAAAGCTTGATCCTGATCTCCTCCAATGAGGAGATCTCGATTGGCCAGAAAATGTCGACACAAGTGGAATCTGAGGAAAAAGTTCTGCCTGATACTGAAGTGCAGGATTACGTGAACGGCGTGGGCCAGAAAATCGCTCATGTCTCAGACCGAAAAGATCTTCCTTTTCATTTCAAGGTCTTGGAATCCAAGGAAATCAATGCATTTGCCACTCCAGGCGGATATATCTACGTTTATTCCGGCCTTTTGAAAATTTTAGACGACGAAGCAGAGTTAGCCGGGGTTTTGTCGCACGAGATAAGCCACGTGGTGGCAAGACATGGTGTAAAAAAGTTACAGCAGGTCCTGGGAGTACAGGTGGTTTTATCGATTGCCCTTGGCTCAAGCAGTCAGCTTAGCCAGGATTTGGTTTCAACCTCCATAGGAATCATCCTCCAGGGCTACAGCCGGGATAACGAGTTTGAGGCAGACCAGTTCGGGACTTTTTATATGGAGAAAGCAGGTTACAATCCAGAAGGGATGGCAGAGCTTTTGGGAAAATTAGATAAGCTCAGCGATAAAGAGCCCACATTCTTTGAAAAGTTATCCGCATCCCACCCTGCTACCAAGGAGAGGATTGCCAGAGTTGCCAAAGAGATTACAGGATTCGGGGAAAAAACAAAGGAGCTGCCTTTTTATAAGGATGAGTATGAGGCGATGAAGAAAAGGATAAAATGA
- a CDS encoding TatD family hydrolase, which yields MLIDAHAHLDRYEDKLESALEEINQNRIFTLSNSMDLPSYEENLNIGKKCELVLPTFGIHPWNAPEYADQLEDLKEVIEQTPIIGEIGLDYHSAEYAYQFSAQRKVFEFFLEKAKEQNKIVNLHTRGAEKEVLVLLKEYEIQRAIIHWYSGPLEILDKLVDEGTYFTIGVEILDSEHIKTIAQRLPMDRLLTETDNPGGQMWVKGILGMPSVIKEVIQVSAEVKNTTEQVIIQTVETNFARLIQDDPRLSEINAKFFKKMVSNT from the coding sequence ATGCTGATTGACGCTCACGCACATCTGGACAGGTATGAAGACAAGCTGGAATCCGCCTTAGAAGAGATAAATCAGAACCGGATTTTTACCCTGAGCAATTCCATGGATTTGCCTTCGTATGAGGAGAACCTGAACATAGGAAAAAAATGTGAACTGGTTCTGCCGACTTTCGGCATACATCCCTGGAATGCACCTGAATATGCTGACCAACTGGAGGATTTAAAGGAGGTAATAGAACAGACTCCGATCATCGGTGAAATTGGATTAGATTACCACTCTGCTGAATATGCTTATCAATTCTCAGCACAGAGAAAGGTGTTCGAGTTCTTTCTTGAAAAAGCAAAAGAGCAGAATAAAATCGTGAATTTGCACACCAGAGGAGCTGAAAAAGAAGTCCTGGTTCTGCTAAAAGAATATGAGATTCAAAGAGCCATTATTCACTGGTATTCTGGTCCGTTAGAGATACTTGATAAATTAGTCGACGAAGGAACATATTTCACTATCGGAGTTGAAATTTTAGATTCAGAGCATATAAAGACTATTGCCCAAAGGCTGCCAATGGATCGACTGCTCACTGAAACGGACAATCCTGGAGGACAGATGTGGGTAAAAGGAATACTCGGAATGCCCTCGGTGATAAAAGAGGTAATTCAGGTTTCAGCAGAAGTGAAGAACACCACTGAGCAAGTGATTATTCAGACAGTCGAGACAAATTTCGCAAGGCTAATCCAGGATGACCCACGACTGTCAGAAATCAATGCGAAGTTTTTCAAAAAAATGGTTAGCAATACCTGA